A stretch of the Glycine soja cultivar W05 chromosome 13, ASM419377v2, whole genome shotgun sequence genome encodes the following:
- the LOC114381133 gene encoding GDSL esterase/lipase CPRD49-like, giving the protein MAAPARPLFVLFGSSIVQLSFSHGGWGSHLSDIYSRKADILLRGYYGWNSRRALQVLNQVFPKDAAIQPSLVIVYFGGNDSMGPHSSGLGPHVPLHEYIENMRKILIHIQGLSEKIRIIVLSCPPVNEEKVRGNTSGIFSELVRTNELCQSYSEACIKLCKELDVKVVDLFNALQKRDDWMNACFTDGIHLAAEGSKIVVKEILRVLKEAEWEPCLHWKSMPTEFAEDSPYDLVAADGKTTLNPSEWTFYREIQWD; this is encoded by the exons atggctgcacctgcgAGGCCTCTGTTCGTTCTCTTCGGATCCTCCATTGTCCAACTCAGTTTCAGCCATGGTGGTTGGGGTTCTCATCTTTCTGACATCTACTCTCGTAAG GCCGACATATTGTTGCGAGGATACTATGGATGGAACTCGCGACGTGCCCTCCAAGTCCTTAATCAAGTTTTTCCAAAG GATGCTGCAATACAACCTTCTCTTGTGATAGTTTATTTTGGAGGTAATGATTCCATGGGTCCTCATTCGTCTGGCTTAGGCCCTCATGTGCCTCTTCATGAATATATTGAAAACATGAGAAAGATTCTGATTCATATTCAG GGTCTCTCTGAAAAGATACGTATCATTGTTCTCAGTTGTCCTCCAGTCAATGAGGAAAAAGTGCGTGGAAACACTAG TGGAATTTTTAGTGAGCTGGTAAGAACAAATGAATTGTGCCAAAGCTACTCAGAAGCTTGTATTAAGCTATGCAAGGAACTGGATGTCAAAGTTGTTGATCTTTTTAATGCACTGCAGAAGAGAGATGACTGGATGAATGCTTGTTTCAC TGATGGTATCCATTTAGCAGCTGAGGGAAGCAAAATTGTGGTTAAGGAGATATTGAGAGTGCTTAAGGAAGCAGAATGGGAGCCATGCCTCCACTGGAAATCCATGCCTACTGAATTTGCAGAAGACTCACCATATGATCTTGTTGCTGCTGATGGGAAAACTACACTGAATCCTTCTGAGTGGACTTTTTACAGAGAGATTCAGTGGGATTAG
- the LOC114381767 gene encoding uncharacterized protein LOC114381767 → MGKKKYYLQGLDNVYLNFFLFLIYYYAEARVVEAKICEKYSKTWSGWCGNSNHCDNQCKKWEGAKFGSCHWDLGGRLVSATSTVQVYVLSAARHGLVGVAAPTTVASNAGLRKVQFIELVTLTFGLVTVM, encoded by the coding sequence atgggtaaaaaaaaatactatttacaGGGACTTGACAATgtctatcttaatttttttttgttcctaaTCTATTATTATGCAGAGGCACGAGTGGTGGAGGCAAAGATATGCGAAAAGTACAGCAAAACATGGTCAGGGTGGTGTGGCAACTCTAACCACTGTGACAACCAATGCAAGAAATGGGAAGGTGCAAAATTTGGATCATGTCACTGGGACTTGGGCGGAAGGCTTGTTTCTGCTACTTCAACTGTCCAGGTTTATGTGCTAAGCGCAGCAAGACATGGTCTGGTTGGTGTGGCAGCTCCAACAACAGTGGCAAGCAATGCAGGACTAAGGAAGGTGCAATTCATTGAGCTTGTCACGTTAACGTTCGGGCTTGTGACTGTTATGTAA
- the LOC114381766 gene encoding cation/H(+) antiporter 15-like → MEDQYVKRSVTTGCYNVDVSNPNDIWKSENILFFYLPNFAAQVAFMLLSTRLLYYILRPLNQPRLVSEILIGILISPELFGISALSEVLTPIKSILTTETISYVGLVYSVFLAGLDMNFDTILGARKKATSIAIAGIVIPMVLGAGIYALTLSMYKGPAEYWANFNTTNAYMFWALILSVTGFPMVSHILADLKLLYTGLGKVALTTAMVSDFYNWVMFAMLIPFAINGASAIYSVLGTIGFALLCFFVVRPYLVQIIVSKTNKNEWDNYGLFFVIMGSYASALVTDLLGTHPVVGALVYGIMIPRGKFTQMLIEKSEDFAAVYLAPLFFGSIGIRLRIVYVVNTQGLGLVLLILFLSFIPKILSTVIATQFYGMSVLDGVSIGLLMNTKGILPVLMLVNAWDKQILSVESFSILTVAVVMMTMMVPLIINAIYKPRKLYKQSKLKTIQNLKGDIELRILACVHNPRQATGMVNILDACHTTKLSPLRVFALQLIELTGNTTSLLASHLNQHNQQQSGRAQALTKAQEDLESITNIFQAYTGTNENTSVETFAAASTYSTIHEDIYNVSQEKQANLILLPFHKQSNIEGILETTNTAFQDINRNVMRDAPCSVGIFVDRGLGSLFKVNLRMLMLFIGGPDDREALAVAWRMSKHQGVQLSVMRILMYGEAAEVDVLSSHLESRGLLAMVLDSERQKELDEEYVSAFRLKAVSNEDSIKYSEKEARCRDDIPRVLKEIEEIGYDLYILGQGTGRNSLILSELMQWADCPELGVIGDIVASNSFGSSSSVLVVQQYGFGGMVFDNSNAATQQQPREVVPADDDDDSGALAIKVEQHHQ, encoded by the exons ATGGAAGATCAATACGTAAAACGAAGCGTAACTACAGGATGTTACAACGTAGATGTGTCAAATCCCAATGATATATGGAAAAGTGAAAACATCCTGTTTTTCTACCTTCCTAACTTTGCAGCCCAAGTTGCTTTTATGTTGTTGTCCACTCGTCTTTTGTACTACATCCTCAGACCCTTGAACCAACCTCGTCTTGTATCTGAGATTTTG ATTGGTATTCTGATAAGTCCTGAACTATTTGGAATATCTGCTTTATCTGAGGTTCTGACCCCTATAAAGTCAATCCTAACTACTGAAACCATATCATATGTGGGACTCGTTTACTCTGTGTTCCTGGCTGGCTTGGACATGAACTTTGACACAATCCTAGGAGCAAGAAAGAAGGCCACAAGCATTGCAATTGCTGGCATTGTCATCCCAATGGTATTGGGTGCTGGCATATATGCTTTGACTCTAAGCATGTACAAGGGACCTGCTGAGTATTGGGCAAATTTCAACACCACTAATGCTTATATGTTTTGGGCCTTAATTTTAAGTGTCACAGGTTTTCCTATGGTTAGTCACATCCTTGCTGATCTCAAGCTCCTCTACACAGGACTTGGCAAAGTGGCGTTAACAACAGCTATGGTCAGTGACTTCTATAATTGGGTCATGTTTGCAATGTTGATTCCATTCGCCATCAACGGGGCAAGCGCCATCTACTCGGTGCTTGGAACCATAGGTTTTGCGCTTTTATGCTTCTTTGTTGTGCGGCCTTATTTGGTACAGATAATAGTGAGCAAAACCAATAAAAATGAGTGGGACAATTATGGGTTGTTCTTTGTGATCATGGGATCTTATGCTAGTGCACTTGTTACTGATCTCCTAGGGACACACCCTGTGGTTGGGGCTCTGGTGTATGGAATAATGATACCTCGTGGTAAATTTACTCAGATGCTCATAGAGAAGTCAGAGGATTTTGCAGCTGTTTATCTGGCTCCATTGTTCTTTGGTAGCATTGGAATAAGACTCAGAATAGTATATGTTGTAAACACTCAAGGTTTGGGCCTGgtgcttttgattttgttcctcTCTTTCATCCCAAAGATTTTAAGCACTGTTATAGCGACTCAATTTTATGGCATGTCTGTTCTTGATGGTGTCTCAATTGGACTGCTTATGAACACCAAGGGCATCTTACCAGTATTAATGCTCGTCAACGCCTGGGACAAGCAG ATTTTGAGTGTGGAGTCCTTCTCAATTTTGACAGTAGCTGTTGTTATGATGACAATGATGGTGCCTCTAATCATCAATGCCATATACAAGCCTAGGAAGTTATACAAGCAAAGTAAACTAAAGACCATACAGAACTTAAAGGGCGACATAGAGCTGAGAATACTAGCTTGTGTTCACAACCCTCGGCAAGCCACAGGAATGGTCAACATTCTCGATGCATGCCACACCACAAAACTCTCCCCTCTGCGCGTTTTTGCGCTTCAGCTTATTGAACTAACTGGAAACACCACTTCCCTTTTGGCTTCTCATCTCAATCAGCACAACCAACAGCAGAGTGGTAGAGCACAAGCCCtcacaaaagcacaagaagaCTTGGAGAGCATCACCAACATTTTCCAAGCATACACAGGCACAAATGAGAACACCAGTGTGGAGACATTTGCTGCAGCATCAACTTACTCAACCATTCATGAGGACATATACAACGTGTCGCAGGAGAAGCAAGCGAACTTGATTCTCCTTCCTTTCCACAAACAGTCAAACATAGAGGGCATTCTGGAGACAACAAACACTGCATTCCAAGACATAAACCGAAATGTGATGAGGGATGCACCGTGTTCTGTTGGAATCTTTGTCGACCGTGGACTAGGATCATTGTTCAAGGTGAACTTGCGCATGctcatgcttttcattggtggcCCAGATGACCGCGAGGCCTTGGCGGTCGCGTGGAGGATGTCAAAGCATCAAGGGGTGCAACTATCAGTGATGAGGATCCTTATGTATGGTGAGGCTGCAGAAGTTGATGTTTTGTCGTCCCATCTTGAGTCTCGCGGACTGTTAGCCATGGTGCTAGACAGTGAAAGGCAAAAGGAATTGGATGAAGAGTATGTGAGTGCATTTAGGCTCAAGGCAGTGAGCAATGAAGATTCTATTAAGTATTCAGAGAAAGAAGCTCGTTGTCGTGATGATATTCCTCGAGTGCTTAAAGAGATTGAAGAAATTGGGTATGATTTGTATATTCTAGGACAAGGGACAGGTAGGAACTCATTGATCTTGTCAGAGTTGATGCAATGGGCTGATTGCCCTGAACTTGGTGTTATAGGGGACATAGTGGCATCAAACAGTTTTGGTTCAAGCTCTTCAGTGCTTGTTGTACAGCAATATGGTTTTGGGGGAATGGTGTTTGATAATAGTAATGCTGCCACACAGCAGCAACCTAGGGAAGTAGTGcctgcagatgatgatgatgattctggggCACTTGCTATCAAGGTAGAACAGCATCATCAGTGA